The following coding sequences are from one Nonlabens arenilitoris window:
- a CDS encoding ExbD/TolR family protein: MSKFNKKKSGDLPPVSTASLPDIVFMLLFFFMVATVMRDDEMLVENQLPAANQVEKLEDKNKLVNIYIGKPGVNYQKTFGTSDVVQLGDKISRVEDVYNYVNTKRSAMPENLQDQMMVSLKVDRNAKVGVLTDVKQELRKAQALKITYTSNQGDPMNNIKRR, from the coding sequence ATGTCAAAGTTTAATAAGAAAAAGAGTGGTGATTTACCGCCAGTATCTACAGCATCATTACCAGATATCGTATTCATGCTTTTATTTTTCTTCATGGTTGCGACTGTGATGAGAGATGATGAGATGCTTGTTGAAAACCAATTGCCAGCTGCTAATCAAGTAGAGAAATTAGAAGATAAAAACAAATTGGTTAATATCTATATAGGTAAACCAGGAGTTAATTATCAGAAAACTTTCGGTACTAGTGATGTAGTGCAATTAGGAGACAAAATTTCTCGTGTAGAAGATGTTTATAATTATGTCAACACTAAGAGATCTGCAATGCCAGAAAACCTACAAGATCAAATGATGGTATCTCTAAAGGTAGATAGAAATGCTAAAGTAGGAGTGCTAACTGATGTTAAGCAAGAATTAAGAAAAGCACAAGCTCTCAAAATTACTTACACATCTAATCAAGGTGATCCAATGAATAACATAAAGAGAAGATAA
- a CDS encoding porin family protein, with protein MKQLLLLIGFLTALSCYGQSNENRKSENAIPAVVDSLYREDQFYIGLSFNLINNEPVDFTQNGFSGGLHLGFIRDMPINKRRNIAIGVGLGLSTNTYNSNLFIGEEASGKSIYAIIESDVDYKSNRFNTNLIEMPIQFRWRTSTATKYNFWRVYSGIKLGYIYYYKSRFEQANNTVVQTSIPELNKFRYSATLTLGNGSFNAFVQYNLNTLFNEDAQVNGEAINLQPIKFGIEFYLL; from the coding sequence ATGAAACAACTTCTTTTATTAATAGGTTTTTTGACTGCCTTATCTTGTTATGGACAAAGTAATGAAAATCGTAAGAGTGAGAATGCTATTCCTGCAGTTGTTGATTCATTATATAGAGAAGATCAGTTTTATATAGGCTTATCTTTTAACCTTATCAATAATGAGCCTGTTGATTTTACACAAAATGGTTTTTCTGGCGGTCTGCATCTTGGCTTTATAAGAGATATGCCCATCAACAAACGTCGTAACATAGCCATAGGAGTAGGTTTAGGCTTGTCTACTAATACTTATAACTCTAATCTTTTTATAGGTGAAGAAGCCTCTGGTAAATCTATATATGCCATTATTGAGTCAGACGTTGATTATAAATCAAACCGATTTAATACTAATCTAATAGAGATGCCTATTCAATTTAGGTGGAGGACATCAACAGCAACAAAGTATAATTTCTGGCGTGTTTATTCAGGAATTAAGCTAGGTTATATTTATTATTATAAATCTCGATTTGAGCAAGCAAATAATACTGTTGTTCAAACTAGTATACCAGAACTTAACAAATTTAGATATTCTGCCACACTAACTTTAGGTAATGGAAGTTTTAACGCCTTTGTACAATATAATTTGAATACATTGTTTAATGAAGATGCTCAGGTGAATGGAGAAGCGATCAACCTGCAGCCTATTAAGTTTGGGATTGAGTTTTATCTTTTATAA
- the rpoN gene encoding RNA polymerase factor sigma-54, whose amino-acid sequence MLRQSLNFKLSQKLSPQQIQLMKLIQLPTQAFEQRVKQELEENPALDDSKDNLDDDYDEFSNQDEYGDDNDTIEADINVDEYLSDDDIPEYRTQANNYSADDDEKSIPYASGTSFTQSLTDQLNTRRLSEQHYGIAQFLVGSIDNSGYIRRSMEDIADDLAFTMNIYTDVAEVEQVLKVVQQLDPAGVGARDLQECLLIQLSRKRSNDSTELAMKLVGESFDAFSKKHYKKILEKYHIDEDELRDAIEEIEHLNPKPGSAYAGGSTRMVEQVVPDFTIRIKDGELELTLNGRNAPELHVSRDYSNMLKGYKEAKEKSKSQKDAVMFIKQKLDGAKWFIEAIKQRQETLFMTMSSIMYYQKEYFLTGDERNLRPMILKDIADEIGMDVSTVSRVANSKYVDTPYGTKLIKEFFSESMTNSDGEEVSTREIKKILETVIGEESKRKPLTDQKLAELLKEKGYPIARRTVAKYREQLDIPVARLRKEI is encoded by the coding sequence ATGCTTAGACAGTCGTTAAATTTCAAGCTATCACAAAAGCTCTCTCCTCAACAAATCCAGTTGATGAAGTTGATCCAATTGCCCACACAGGCATTTGAACAACGCGTTAAACAAGAGCTAGAAGAAAATCCAGCACTGGATGATAGTAAAGACAATCTAGATGATGACTATGATGAATTCTCTAATCAAGACGAATATGGTGATGATAATGACACCATAGAGGCAGATATTAATGTGGATGAATACCTGAGTGATGATGACATCCCAGAATATAGAACACAGGCTAATAATTACAGCGCAGATGATGATGAGAAAAGTATCCCCTATGCCTCTGGGACTTCTTTTACGCAATCTCTTACAGATCAATTAAATACTAGACGTTTAAGCGAGCAACACTATGGCATCGCACAATTCCTAGTAGGAAGCATAGACAACAGTGGCTATATACGTAGATCCATGGAAGATATAGCAGATGATCTCGCATTTACGATGAATATCTATACAGATGTTGCAGAGGTAGAACAAGTTTTAAAGGTCGTTCAACAATTAGATCCTGCAGGTGTAGGCGCACGTGATTTACAAGAATGTTTATTGATTCAGCTTTCGCGAAAGCGTAGTAACGACAGCACCGAGCTAGCCATGAAGTTAGTAGGTGAATCTTTTGACGCTTTCAGTAAAAAGCACTACAAGAAAATACTGGAAAAATACCATATAGATGAAGATGAGCTGCGAGATGCTATTGAAGAAATAGAGCATTTAAATCCCAAACCTGGTAGCGCTTATGCTGGTGGTAGCACAAGAATGGTAGAACAAGTGGTTCCAGATTTTACCATCCGTATTAAAGATGGTGAGTTAGAACTTACTTTAAATGGTCGTAACGCACCAGAATTGCACGTGTCTAGGGATTATTCTAACATGCTTAAAGGTTATAAAGAAGCAAAAGAAAAAAGCAAGTCGCAAAAAGATGCTGTTATGTTCATCAAACAAAAGTTAGATGGTGCAAAATGGTTTATTGAGGCTATTAAACAGCGTCAAGAAACGCTATTTATGACTATGTCCTCCATAATGTATTATCAGAAAGAATATTTTCTTACTGGCGATGAACGCAATTTAAGACCAATGATTCTTAAGGATATCGCTGATGAGATAGGAATGGATGTATCTACCGTATCTCGTGTCGCAAATTCAAAATATGTTGACACACCATATGGTACTAAATTAATTAAAGAGTTCTTTTCTGAATCCATGACAAACTCTGATGGAGAAGAGGTATCAACTAGGGAAATTAAAAAAATATTAGAAACGGTTATAGGTGAAGAGAGTAAAAGAAAGCCACTTACAGATCAGAAACTGGCAGAATTACTTAAAGAAAAAGGATATCCTATTGCAAGACGTACTGTTGCAAAATACCGTGAGCAACTAGATATTCCCGTAGCAAGGTTGCGCAAGGAAATTTAA